A region of the Curvibacter sp. AEP1-3 genome:
TCGGACCAAGCGGCAAGTCAACAGTCGGATTTCGCGCAAGCCAAAAAACAGCGGCGTTGGCTCTACGAGACCATACGACTTATGCTCAGTGATATGGTGTATGACGTGTTGGCTGCAACCCGCGCTCAACTGGAAGAGGTAATGCCCCAAGACGTGAACGCTGTACGCGTAGCACCGGCGCTAGTGCTGTTCAGTGCCGAAATGCGCGCGCAAACCCGGGAGCTCAAGCACTTCTTGTTCAAGCACCTCTATCGGCATCAGCAAGTAATGGACACCATGGGGAAGGCCAAGTGCGTTGTGGGGGACTTGTTTGATGCCTATGTCGCTTCACCCGCAGAAATGCACCAGGATGACGAGGCAATGAAAGACATCTCTCTTCAACGCCAGGTCAGTGACTACATCGCGGGTATGACAGACCGATTTGCTTTGCGGGAGCATGAGCGGCTCACTGGGCAGAGGTTGTTCCATGTCTGAATTGAGTAATCAGCAGCCCAGTGCAGATGACGCAGTGGTCAAGTCTATGCAACGGTGGTTGGAGCGGGCCGTCATCGGTCTCAACCTGTGTCCTTTCGCCAAAGCCGTGCACGTCAAGAATCAGGTGCGCTATGTGGTTTGTCGTGCGACCGAGCCAGCTGATGTGCTGGATGTACTTCGCGAAGAGCTTCTGGGACTCGCTCAAGCGGATCCACAGTTGCGCGACACGACGCTGCTGATCCTTCCGGATGCGTTTGTGGACTTTGTGGACTTCAACGATTTCTTGTATTCCGCTGACAAAGCACTCCGCAAATTGAAGCTCGATGGGGAGCTGCAAATCGCTAGCTTCCACCCTGAATTCCAGTTTGCAGACGCGGAGCCCGATGACATCGGCAACTTCACCAACCGGGCACCGTACCCGACACTTCATCTCCTGCGTGAAGCCAGTATCGATAAGGCGGTAGAAGCATTCCCCGCTGCTGAGCAGATTTACGAAAAGAACATTGCCACTCTGCAGCGGCTGGGCCCCGAAGGGTGGTCAGCATTGCAAGTCGGCCCTGACATTGCGCCCTTGTGATGGGGCGAAAACATTAAATGAAAAAAAACAAAGCACAGCCTGCGCAAGTCG
Encoded here:
- a CDS encoding DUF1415 domain-containing protein, with product MSELSNQQPSADDAVVKSMQRWLERAVIGLNLCPFAKAVHVKNQVRYVVCRATEPADVLDVLREELLGLAQADPQLRDTTLLILPDAFVDFVDFNDFLYSADKALRKLKLDGELQIASFHPEFQFADAEPDDIGNFTNRAPYPTLHLLREASIDKAVEAFPAAEQIYEKNIATLQRLGPEGWSALQVGPDIAPL